The window TCGGCTCAGCCATTAGATAAAGATCAGTTGCAAGGGATCACTTTTGACAACCCCATACTATCTGCTGACATTAACAAAAGAAAAAAACTAAAAGAGCTTTTAGATAAGGCTATTGTAAACGAATCAGACTTTCCCGTATCGGCGTTGATTGAAACCGACCAGGGATACTTTTCGGGGGTTAATATCGAGTGTCGCTCGTGGAATATGGGGCTTTGTGCCGAACGGATTGCTATCTCTAAGGCCTTAACATATGGTATACATAAACTCAACAGCTTAGCAATTCACACACGTAAAGGAGAATTTAGCAGTCCTTGTGGCGCTTGCCGACAAGTTATTATTGAACACTTGCCCAAAACACAGATTCACTTGCACCATGCTGATCAAACCGAATCTATCCATTTTAGTGAAGATTTGCTTCCCCACAGTTTTCGATCAACATCGCTATCAAATAAATAATTTTCTACCAATTTCATGAAGTATATAGCTGCACTCGACTACGATCATTTAGATAACGGAGTATTTTTAACCACACTGGCACGTTCGCTTTCCCAACAGCAAGGCAATACTGACCTCCGCCCCATCATCATCCATTCCGACAGTGAATATACCGAGCGAATCATTCAAACGGGGGTGATGCGTAACCCGGCTACGAAACGGAGCATTAAAGATCTCAACAACAGGTTGGTAGCACTGTTGGCCGACGAGGGGGTCTCAGCTGTTGGGATTAACCCCTATCAGCGCAAGGTAATTACGCGCAAAAATAACGAACTAACGCTCGATCATTCCTTTTTGGATACCCTTCCATCACAGTCGGTTCTGTTGCTCTCAACACTAATTTATAATGCCGATGAGGATGATACCGAAATCCTCTCCCTTCCTGATTTTGCAACGTACTTGTTTCAAGAGCTCAATGCCGACCAGCTTTTTCTATTTTCAAAATCAGATGAATCAGAAATCTTTACAGACAAGCAAGATAACGACAAACTGAACTGGGGAAGCTTGACACCGGCATTTAAGGATAAGCAAATCCCCGACGATTTTGAGGATTATCGTCACCCCATACGTCTGGCGACCGCTCGTGATTTCAACCAATTGCCAAATTTAGAGCACACAATATCGATTGACAACTCCCAAAACGACTGATTTGCGAAATAAATCAGCCAAGATCTTCACTTTTTTTGAAAAAACAGCATTTAATGAATTAAAATGGCCTTTTAACTTGACACAACAGTTGCATATACATAGATTCGACCATTCGATGTAATAAAGCACACATCGATCGAGATTTTAAATTATTAATACTAATCAAAACGGAGTTATATAATGAGCCGATTCGATGAAATGAGCGAACTGTTAAGCGAACTGGAACCTGACATTAACAAGTTCTACAACAAAGGGAACAAAGCTGCAGGTACACGCGCTCGTAAAACTCTTCAGGCTATGAAGAAAAAGGCGCAAGAAATTCGAATGGAAATTCAAGAGTGGAAAAACACTGGCAAAGTTGACGAAATCTAATTTCGTACTTCTACTTTATTGATTTCAAAAGGCCGCTTTTAAAAGTGGCCTTTTTTTATTTTGATAAAGAATTGCTAATACATCCAACAAATAAAAAAAAGTACCGCAAGTATTATCTCGCGGCACTTTTAATCTAACTAATATTTCCCAAAAAATAGTTACTCCTCTTCACTTTCTTCGCCAATCGGATCTTCCTCATATGATTCGACCGCTTCCTCGACCGTTCGGTAACTATTGAATACCGTCACCAACTTTGTGACCATCAACAAACTCTCAATACGTTTATCCGCACCAGCAATTCGCAAATCTCCTCCAGCATTACGCATAGTCGTGAGCCCGCCAATCAGAATTCCCAATCCCGAAGAATTCATAAATTTGACACCACTCAGATCGGCCACAACTTCTTTTTTATCCTCATCAATTAAATCATGCAGATCTTCATTGAATGTACTCGCATCAGGACCACCCATTAAGTTGCCACTAAATTCTATTACAATACAATTATAACGCTCATTAATCGTATAATTCATAAAGTTTCATCCAGTTTAAATTGTCTCTGTAATTAATTTAGAACTCATAATATACAACACTTAGATAATTATGCTAATTTGATAGACAAAACGAAAATTAGTACCCTTATTAAGTTCTATAAAAGAAAGGCTTAATTTTATCAAGAGATGTTATTATGACCACCCAGGAACCCCCTATCCACAACAGTACCGACCAAATTTTAGATGATGAACATCTTGACCTATTGATGAAGCTTACTGGTCAGATTAACTCTAATGTTGATCTTGATGATATGCTCTTGGATATCATTAAGGCTGTAAAACTTATCATGCAATCCGAGGCCAGCTCGCTAATGCTCTATGACGAAGATACTGACAAGTTAATACTAAGTATCCCCACGGGCCCGGCAACAGATGAAATTACAGGTAAACATATCCCAAAAGATGAAGGCGTAGGTGGCTGGGTTTTCATGAACGAAGAGCCCGCTATTGTAAACGATGTAGATAAAGATCCACGCTTTGGCGGTGATATTGAACCCGATCTCTTTACCACCAAAAATATTCTTTGTGTACCGCTGCTCAATCATAAAAAAGAGATCATTGGAATCATCCAGGCATTAAACAAAAAAGGAGGCCAAAATTTTACTGCCGACGAGATTCCCATGTTTCAGGCCTTGGCTAACCAAGCTGCCATTGCTATTGAAAATGCACGTCTGCATGAACAGCAGAAACAAAAGATGTTGCTTGAACAAAAGCTTGATTTGGCACGATCTATTCAATCCGGTTTTATCCCAGAAGAAGCACCAGCTATTTCGGGTTACCAAATTGCGGGTATTACTCAACCGGCCACCTATGTAGGTGGCGACTACTACGATTTTATTTCTACGAATGGAGACACCAGCTGTACGTTTGCCTTGGGTGATGTCACTGGAAAAGGAGTTCCCGCTTCCCTGCTTATGGCCTCATCACGCGCCGTATTACGCACACAGGTCGAAAATAATCACTCCCTCACCAAAAACACTCGAATTTGTAAATCGATCCCTGTTCAGAGATACCCCCATTGATAAGTTTGTCACGCTCTTTTGTGGACAATTGGATGCTGAAGATCATACGTTTTCGTATGTTAATGCTGGCCATACCGATGCTTTCCATATTGATTACAAAAACAATGAAATCACACATCTCAATAAAGGGGGCTTGATGGTAGGTATCATGGATGACATTGAGTTTGAAGAAGGAAAAATAGCACTCAAGCCCGGACAACAGATCATTATTTATTCGGATGGCATCAGCGAACCGCAAAATACCAATGGCGATCTATACGAAGAGGTCCGCTTTAAGGACTGGCTGCTCGACCATCCCAACTGTACCCCCGAAGAAACAATTGAACTGCTTATTGATGACGTCAAGGCGTTCAGCGATTCTGACCAACAAAGCGATGATATTACCCTTATTATTATAAAGCGTGAAGAAGGTTAAAATCGTTTTAAAGCAGATTTTATGTTTACGTCACGAACAACTACTATTGCTGATAATGAATCCCAAAGATATCAGCTCTTTAAGCAGCAAGGGGTACTTAGCTATTCAGATTTCTTGTACTATCTTGAAAACGATGAGGACTTTCAACAATTTTTTATAGACCTGCTATCAGATATTCCCTTTCGGGCCTATCACTGGGAAACACCGCCCGTGACAAAAGAAACACAACAACAACCATTTGAATTTGTTGTCACTAAAAGCCCGGGAATTGATCTGCCTTCCAACCCCGGACCCTTTCGACAATATCTCGATCCTCAAAAATCGGTGATTACTTTTGATAATTTGGGTGGTGATGCAAAGTTGATTGCACCTACGCCAAGCGATCAGCAGCTAAACTATTCTCACATTGGGGTGTTTACGAAACAAGCCCCGCAAGAACAGCAGAAAAAACTATGGCAAATAGTAGGACGTGTAACTTTAAACTGTCTTTCCAGTGATCCTATTTGGCTCAATACCGCCGGTGGCGGAGTGGCATGGCTTCATGTACGGCTGGACTCTCGTCCCAAGTATTACCTGCACCATCCTTATACTTCAATATCTTGATTTGATGCATATGATAGCATCATTAAGAATGATCTGTTATTTACTCCCCCGGTAGTAAATAAGTCCCCCACCCCGACTACCAGAAATGAAGTCAAAACTCCCGTCGCCATTAAAATCGACAAATCGCGGTGATGATAGTTTAGGACCCTCAATTGGCAACGGTAATGACTCTTTTGCAAAAACAGGCTGTTGTTTGGTACCGGTATTTCGATAAAAAGCCATCCCATCATCCTTATTCCCTATAAATAAATCCAGATCGCCATCACCATCCACATCAAACAATTCTGGCACACTGCGATGGCCTACCTCAACATCTAAAAAAGTATCTCTTTCAAGAACAAAATTAGGCTTTTCAGCGGTACCTTCATTACGGTAAAAGTGGATCCCTCCCCCCGATTCTCCTGCCAACAAATCCAAGTCTCCGTCATCATCAAGATCTGCAAGTACGGGCGTACTATTACTGCCCCGTTCAGGTTCAATAAAAGTGTTATCAACCTCCTCAAAACCTTCTCCCGTATTACGATAATACGCTATGCGGCCTCTCCACGTACCCACCAGCAAATCATCCAATCCATCTCCATTGAGGTCGCCCATCGCCGGGGCGTAATGATAAGCATCAGGTAAATCTACTACTCCATTTTGATGAAGTTCCGGCTCACCATCAGAATTGTGATTTTCGAATCTATAAACTACAGACGTTTTTCGTCCACCGGGATCAATTTTATTCGCCAAAAGGAGATCTATATCTCCATCACCATCAATATCGCCCGTAGCAGGCAGGCTTTCATTGCCAATATCAATAGTATTTAAAAACTGCTTAGATTGCTGCTTGAATCGACCATTATCGTTTTGCTTATAAAAATACAGGTTCTCCGATAGCGTTTTACTGGCATTATACGCTCCACCAAGCACGCCAATCAACAAATCCTGCCGACCATCTTGCTCCCAATCGGCGAAAGTTGGTGCATTATATCCACTGGATTCCACCGGGTTCGAATTTGGAAACGGCTGAGGCTCTCCCTGTAATTCAGGATTGCCACAACTACCACGGTTTTCTACCAATAGCAAACTGGGTTCAAAAAAGTCGCCCCAAAACAGGTCTTGGTCCCCATCATCATCAATATCTACAAAAGTGAGCGTATTAGCGCCGTGCATAGTGCCCACTTGTTTGACAATCTCGATACCCTCAAACTGCTCGTTTACCAGC of the Fodinibius sp. Rm-B-1B1-1 genome contains:
- a CDS encoding STAS domain-containing protein, with product MNYTINERYNCIVIEFSGNLMGGPDASTFNEDLHDLIDEDKKEVVADLSGVKFMNSSGLGILIGGLTTMRNAGGDLRIAGADKRIESLLMVTKLVTVFNSYRTVEEAVESYEEDPIGEESEEE
- a CDS encoding DUF6940 family protein, with protein sequence MFTSRTTTIADNESQRYQLFKQQGVLSYSDFLYYLENDEDFQQFFIDLLSDIPFRAYHWETPPVTKETQQQPFEFVVTKSPGIDLPSNPGPFRQYLDPQKSVITFDNLGGDAKLIAPTPSDQQLNYSHIGVFTKQAPQEQQKKLWQIVGRVTLNCLSSDPIWLNTAGGGVAWLHVRLDSRPKYYLHHPYTSIS
- a CDS encoding PP2C family protein-serine/threonine phosphatase, with the protein product MDKFVTLFCGQLDAEDHTFSYVNAGHTDAFHIDYKNNEITHLNKGGLMVGIMDDIEFEEGKIALKPGQQIIIYSDGISEPQNTNGDLYEEVRFKDWLLDHPNCTPEETIELLIDDVKAFSDSDQQSDDITLIIIKREEG
- a CDS encoding GAF domain-containing SpoIIE family protein phosphatase, whose amino-acid sequence is MTTQEPPIHNSTDQILDDEHLDLLMKLTGQINSNVDLDDMLLDIIKAVKLIMQSEASSLMLYDEDTDKLILSIPTGPATDEITGKHIPKDEGVGGWVFMNEEPAIVNDVDKDPRFGGDIEPDLFTTKNILCVPLLNHKKEIIGIIQALNKKGGQNFTADEIPMFQALANQAAIAIENARLHEQQKQKMLLEQKLDLARSIQSGFIPEEAPAISGYQIAGITQPATYVGGDYYDFISTNGDTSCTFALGDVTGKGVPASLLMASSRAVLRTQVENNHSLTKNTRICKSIPVQRYPH
- a CDS encoding cytidine deaminase yields the protein MDIKELTKHNYVPYSKEPSIAVVRSQTGQWFPGVRIENISYPLSISATQNALFCCLSEGHQPDELFTEEIESPMIPSWEKEFNLSAQPLDKDQLQGITFDNPILSADINKRKKLKELLDKAIVNESDFPVSALIETDQGYFSGVNIECRSWNMGLCAERIAISKALTYGIHKLNSLAIHTRKGEFSSPCGACRQVIIEHLPKTQIHLHHADQTESIHFSEDLLPHSFRSTSLSNK
- a CDS encoding FG-GAP and VCBS repeat-containing protein, giving the protein MTIRAFLSISAIATLLIGCSSTGLVQKNAESADFQKVITPITVIDSTGSEIAHPFLGGFNAPRPQFVDINDSGDPDLFVQENSNELIFFENQDSELKWQSDKYRDLDIGEWYRFVDLDQDGDMDLLTEQPYSYIRYYRNDGDEKNPDFSLVSDTLKGAGGEPIFSDRQNIPNVTDIDCDGRLDLFIGRLDGTITRYESVGRNNAGVPQFELVNEQFEGIEIVKQVGTMHGANTLTFVDIDDDGDQDLFWGDFFEPSLLLVENRGSCGNPELQGEPQPFPNSNPVESSGYNAPTFADWEQDGRQDLLIGVLGGAYNASKTLSENLYFYKQNDNGRFKQQSKQFLNTIDIGNESLPATGDIDGDGDIDLLLANKIDPGGRKTSVVYRFENHNSDGEPELHQNGVVDLPDAYHYAPAMGDLNGDGLDDLLVGTWRGRIAYYRNTGEGFEEVDNTFIEPERGSNSTPVLADLDDDGDLDLLAGESGGGIHFYRNEGTAEKPNFVLERDTFLDVEVGHRSVPELFDVDGDGDLDLFIGNKDDGMAFYRNTGTKQQPVFAKESLPLPIEGPKLSSPRFVDFNGDGSFDFISGSRGGGLIYYRGSK
- a CDS encoding histone H1; protein product: MSRFDEMSELLSELEPDINKFYNKGNKAAGTRARKTLQAMKKKAQEIRMEIQEWKNTGKVDEI